One Brassica napus cultivar Da-Ae chromosome A1, Da-Ae, whole genome shotgun sequence genomic region harbors:
- the LOC106360573 gene encoding RNA-dependent RNA polymerase 6 produces MGSEGNMKNSVVTQVSIGGFGESTTAKELTDYLEEEVGLVWRCRLKTSWTPPGSYPDFEITDTSNIPTFDGYKRVEPHAFVHFAVPESAGRAMDAAGQSKLILDGQPLKVSLGPKNPYTLNQRRRTTTPYKLTGVSIEIGTLIARDEFLVSWRAEGVDFLVDPFDNTCRFCFTKSTAFSLKDTMMYAVINCDYKLESLVRDIRTVRQYRTLDGYVLLLQLASSPRVWYRTADDDIYETVPVDLLDDDDPWIRTTDFTQAGAIGRCLSYRVLISPRYEKKMNTALDYLRARRVQEERVRWPPRIRDEPCFGEPITDHFFCIHHREGISFEIMFLVNAVLHRGVFNQFHLTERFFDLLRNQPKDVNIASLKHLCTYKRPVFDAYKRLKLVQEWIQKNPKLLGSHVQLDDISEIRRLAITPTRAYCLPPEVELSNRVLRKYKALSDRFLRVTFMDESMQTMNSHVLSYFVAPIVKDLTSSSFSQKTHVFKRVKTILTDGFKLCGRRYSFLAFSANQLRDRSAWFFAEDGKTRVSDIKTWMGKFKDKNVAKCAARMGLCFSSTYATVDVMPHEVDTELPEIERNGYTFSDGIGTITPDLALEIMEKLKLDSHCSPCAYQIRYAGFKGVVARWPSKDDGIRLALRHSMDKFHSKHTILEICSWTRFQPGFLNRQIITLLSVLGVPDEIFWDMQETMLCKLNRILDDTDVAFEVLTASCAEQGNTAAIMLSAGFKPKTEPHLRGMLSSVRIAQLWGLREKSRIFVTSGRWLMGCLDEAGVLEQGQCFIQVSKPSIENCFSKHGSRFKETKTDLQVVKGYVAIAKNPCLHPGDIRILEAVDVPELHDMYDCLLFPQKGERPHTNEASGSDLDGDLYFVAWDQRLIPPSRTSFPAMQYTAAEESSKGRPVNHQDIIEFFVKNMANEHLGTICNAHVVHADRSEYGARDEECLLLAELAATAVDFPKTGKLVTMPFHLKPKLYPDFMGKEEYQTYRSEKILGRLYRRVKEVYDEDAEASSEENSDPSDIPYDTDLEVPGFEDFVPEAWGHKCSYDGQLIGLLGQYKVQKEEEIVTGHIWSMPKYTSSKQGELKERLKHSYNSLKKELRKVFEETKPEHESLSEEEKNVMYEKKASAWYHVTYHPEWVKKSTELQEPGESSGHAVMLSFAWIAADYLARIKVRSGEMGMKMDSAKPVDALAKYLSQRL; encoded by the exons ATGGGGTCAGAGGGAAACATGAAGAACTCGGTTGTGACACAAGTAAGCATTGGTGGGTTTGGGGAGTCAACAACTGCAAAAGAGCTTACAGATTACCTTGAAGAAGAAGTTGGACTCGTTTGGCGATGCAGATTAAAAACTTCTTGGACTCCTCCTGGTTCTTATCCTGATTTCGAGATCACTGACACTTCAAACATCCCCACATTTGATGGTTACAAGAGAGTGGAGCCTCATGCGTTTGTCCATTTCGCGGTCCCTGAGTCAGCAGGTCGTGCAATGGATGCTGCGGGGCAGTCCAAGCTCATCCTCGATGGCCAGCCTTTGAAAGTCAGCTTGGGGCCTAAGAACCCGTACACACTTAACCAGAGAAGAAGAACGACAACACCTTATAAGCTGACTGGTGTTTCGATTGAGATTGGGACCTTGATTGCCCGGGATGAGTTTCTTGTTTCTTGGAGAGCTGAAGGGGTTGATTTCCTCGTAGACCCTTTTGACAACACCTGCAGATTTTGCTTCACAAAGAGCACTGCCTTCTCGTTGAAGGACACAATGATGTATGCTGTGATCAACTGTGATTATAAGTTGGAGTCATTGGTGAGAGACATACGAACAGTAAGGCAGTATAGAACTCTGGATGGCTATGTGCTACTCTTGCAGCTGGCTTCATCACCCCGTGTCTGGTACAGAACTGCTGATGATGATATATATGAAACTGTCCCTGTCGATCTCTTAGATGATGATGACCCTTGGATCCGTACCACTGATTTTACCCAAGCTGGGGCAATTGGGCGGTGCCTTTCATATCGAGTGCTCATCTCTCCTCGGTATGAGAAGAAAATGAATACAGCATTGGACTATCTAAGGGCGCGGAGAGTGCAAGAGGAACGTGTGAGGTGGCCTCCCAGGATTCGTGATGAGCCCTGTTTTGGGGAGCCTATTACAGATCATTTCTTCTGCATTCACCACAGGGAAGGAatctcctttgagatcatgttcCTGGTAAATGCGGTGCTGCACAGAGGGGTTTTTAACCAGTTTCACTTGACTGAGCGCTTCTTTGATCTTCTTAGAAACCAACCCAAGGATGTCAACATTGCTTCTCTCAAGCATCTCTGTACCTATAAACGACCTGTTTTTGATGCGTACAAGAGGCTGAAGCTTGTTCAGGAATGGATTCAGAAAAATCCAAAGCTTTTAGGGAGTCACGTACAGTTGGATGATATCTCTGAGATCAGAAGGCTAGCGATCACTCCAACCAGAGCGTATTGCCTACCCCCAGAAGTTGAGCTCTCCAACAGGGTACTCAGGAAATACAAAGCATTGTCTGATAGATTTTTGCGCGTAACTTTCATGGACGAAAGCATGCAGACCATGAACTCACATGTTCTTTCTTACTTTGTTGCTCCGATTGTGAAGGACCTTACATCAAGCTCTTTCTCTCAGAAGACCCACGTTTTCAAAAGAGTGAAGACCATATTAACCGATGGGTTTAAACTATGTGGTAGACGATACAGTTTTCTAGCATTCTCGGCCAATCAGCTCAGAGACCGCTCTGCATGGTTTTTCGCTGAAGACGGGAAAACAAGAGTGTCGGATATAAAGACATGGATGGGGAAGTTCAAAGACAAGAATGTGGCAAAATGCGCTGCTAGGATGGGCCTGTGCTTCTCCTCCACATACGCCACTGTGGATGTCATGCCTCACGAGGTTGACACCGAGCTTCCAGAAATAGAGAGAAATGGGTATACTTTCTCTGATGGAATTGGTACAATCACACCTGATCTCGCTTTAGAAATAATGGAGAAACTTAAGTTGGATTCGCACTGCAGCCCTTGTGCTTACCAGATACGTTACGCCGGTTTCAAAGGAGTTGTTGCTCGTTGGCCTTCAAAAGATGATGGAATCCGGTTAGCCCTTCGACACAGTATGGATAAGTTCCATTCCAAGCATACAATCTTGGAGATCTGTTCATGGACCAGGTTTCAACCTGGGTTCTTAAACCGGCAGATAATTACCCTACTGTCTGTGCTTGGTGTTCCAGACGAAATATTCTGGGATATGCAGGAAACTATGCTCTGTAAACTGAACCGCATCCTTGATGATACCGATGTCGCATTTGAAGTTCTTACAGCATCATGTGCTGAACAGGGAAACACTGCAGCTATCATGCTAAGTGCAGGTTTCAAACCAAAAACGGAGCCACATCTACGGGGAATGCTGTCTTCAGTCAGGATTGCACAGCTCTGGGGTCTCAGAGAAAAATCTCGTATTTTTGTTACGTCAGGAAGGTGGCTAATGGGTTGCTTAGACGAAGCAGGGGTACTTGAACAGGGCCAATGCTTTATCCAAGTCTCGAAACCGTCTATAGAAAATTGTTTCTCCAAACATGGGTCTCGTTTTAAGGAGACGAAGACAGATCTGCAAGTAGTGAAAGGTTATGTAGCCATTGCTAAGAATCCTTGTCTTCACCCAGGGGATATAAGGATTCTAGAAGCTGTTGATGTACCCGAGCTGCATGACATGTATGACTGCCTACTTTTTCCTCAGAAAGGCGAGAGGCCACATACAAACGAAGCTTCTGGCAGTGACCTTGATGGCGACCTGTACTTTGTGGCTTGGGATCAGAGACTCATCCCTCCCAGCAGAACAAGCTTTCCCGCCATGCAATATACTGCAGCTGAAGAATCGAGTAAGGGCCGTCCTGTCAACCACCAG GACATAATAGAGTTCTTTGTCAAAAACATGGCGAATGAGCATCTGGGTACAATATGCAATGCACACGTCGTTCATGCTGATAGGAGTGAGTATGGAGCCAGGGACGAAGAATGTTTGCTACTGGCGGAACTAGCTGCTACAGCAGTCGATTTCCCAAAGACAGGGAAGCTGGTGACAATGCCTTTCCACCTGAAACCGAAACTCTACCCTGATTTCATGGGAAAAGAAGAGTACCAGACTTACAGGTCGGAGAAGATCTTGGGTCGGCTTTACAGACGTGTAAAAGAGGTTTACGACGAAGATGCAGAAGCTTCCTCAGAAGAAAACTCAGACCCGAGTGACATCCCTTATGACACTGATCTCGAAGTACCAGGATTTGAAGATTTTGTCCCTGAGGCATGGGGTCACAAATGTAGCTATGACGGGCAGCTAATTGGTCTTCTCGGGCAATACAAGGTGCAAAAAGAGGAAGAGATTGTGACGGGTCACATCTGGTCCATGCCTAAATACACAAGTAGCAAACAAGGCGAGCTGAAAGAAAGACTGAAGCATTCTTATAACTCCCTGAAGAAAGAGCTGAGGAAAGTATTCGAGGAAACAAAACCGGAGCACGAGAGTCTCAGCGAAGAAGAAAAGAACGTCATGTATGAGAAAAAAGCTTCAGCTTGGTATCATGTCACTTACCATCCCGAGTGGGTGAAGAAGTCTACAGAGCTGCAAGAACCTGGTGAGTCGTCTGGTCATGCGGTGATGCTGAGCTTTGCTTGGATCGCAGCTGATTATCTTGCCAGAATTAAAGTCCGGTCAGGGGAAATGGGAATGAAAATGGACTCGGCCAAACCTGTTGATGCTTTGGCTAAGTATCTTTCTCAACGTCTCTAA